In Methanococcus voltae, the sequence AATGAAGTTTCTGAATTAGATATCGATAAAATTCAAGATAATGAAAATACTGAAAATAATGAAAATACTGAAAAAGAAGCTGAAATTAAAAAATTGAATATTCCTGAAAATATTGATGAAATTTTAGGGCAAATGCACCAGTCTTCTAATACATTATGTGCCATTTCTGGTGCTTTAGAACTTTCAGAACTTCAAAATTCGACAAAGCAGATTAGTAGATTTACAAAATCTGTTTTAGACAAAAAAATTGATATGGATAAAGAAGTATTACAAATGATTAATAAATCATTGTCTGTAATGAATTCTATCGCCAAATCAATTGAAAATAGGGAAGAAGTTCAAAAATATGCAAATGATGAAGTTATAAATAATTTAGATAATTTTGTAGCTCAAAAAATTGAATCAAAAAATTCTATTGCTGAAAATATCGATAATAATATTGATAATATTGATGAAAATAATAAAAATGGCAATGGAAAAATTATAAATTTCGAAGAGATTGAAGTTGAATATGACCATACAATATTTAATTATCTTGAAAATTTAAATAAAATAGCTAACGAATTAAACGATAATTCATCATTATGGCATATAAAATCAGAAATTGAAGAAGATTGTATGTTAAAATCTGTTAGATTTACAATGTTATTAAATTCATTGGAAAATGATTCAAAAGGAACAATTATAGAATCAATTCCTACAATTGAAGACATAAAAAACGTTAGTTATGATAACATAGATGTATTGTATGCTTATTCAGGGACTGAAGGAGAATTGGAAGATATATTAAATTCAGCTTGTGAAATGAACTACTCTAAAGCTGTTAAAGTAGATATTGAAGTTAATATAAATGAAATGGATAATACTACTGAATTAACTGAACCAATAAACTGCGATTTGGAAGATAAAGAAATATCTTGCGATTATAAAATAAGATTTTCCATAGACCAAGAATGTGCTTTAAAATCAGTTCGTGCATATATGGTTTTAAAAGATTTATCAGAAATGGGAACCATTGTAGATTCTTGTCCTTCTTACGAAAGAATACAAGCGGGAGATTCGGTTATTAATCAGGTTGAAGTATACTATAACAGCCGTGCGGATATAGATACAGTTGAAGATACGATTATTAAAACTCCAGAAATTAAAAATATAGATGTAGCAACCCATAAAAAAGATATGAATAACAATGAATCAAATAATTCAGAATCAGAATCAGATGAAAACTCAAACTCTGAAAAATCAGAACGTAAAGAAAGTCAATCTAAAAAATCAGAATCTAAAAAATCTCAAACTGTTAGGGTAAACATTGAGAAATTAGATAAATTGATGAATTTAGTAGGCGAAGTTGTAATTAATAGGGCAAACTTTACCCAAATTGCTACAAAATATGATTTAAAAGAATTACATAATGCAGTTGGAAGATTAAATATGCTTTCAACAGAATTACAGGAAGAAGTAATGAGTATGCGTATGATTCCTGTGGCATTTGTATTTAACAGATTCCCTCGTACAGTTAGAGACACTGCAAGAGCTTTAAACAAGGAAATAGACTTTATAATTGAAGGTTCTG encodes:
- a CDS encoding chemotaxis protein CheW; the encoded protein is MDEMEQYRELFMTEAEEHLQSLNQNLVDLENCPEDTEIINLIFRSAHTLKGSARTLGFEHISQLTHHMEDILDNIRDGKIPVNHEIMDLLFKCLDALETMVGEVADGENETSVDYESIIDIIKNLKDKHLGNQVGNSGNSAKVSETSPAPKKAENNVNSADAVVSSVSGETKCNPASSVSNKQSYSLKNEKTLVKIELKKDAEVDVSCEENEVSELDIDKIQDNENTENNENTEKEAEIKKLNIPENIDEILGQMHQSSNTLCAISGALELSELQNSTKQISRFTKSVLDKKIDMDKEVLQMINKSLSVMNSIAKSIENREEVQKYANDEVINNLDNFVAQKIESKNSIAENIDNNIDNIDENNKNGNGKIINFEEIEVEYDHTIFNYLENLNKIANELNDNSSLWHIKSEIEEDCMLKSVRFTMLLNSLENDSKGTIIESIPTIEDIKNVSYDNIDVLYAYSGTEGELEDILNSACEMNYSKAVKVDIEVNINEMDNTTELTEPINCDLEDKEISCDYKIRFSIDQECALKSVRAYMVLKDLSEMGTIVDSCPSYERIQAGDSVINQVEVYYNSRADIDTVEDTIIKTPEIKNIDVATHKKDMNNNESNNSESESDENSNSEKSERKESQSKKSESKKSQTVRVNIEKLDKLMNLVGEVVINRANFTQIATKYDLKELHNAVGRLNMLSTELQEEVMSMRMIPVAFVFNRFPRTVRDTARALNKEIDFIIEGSEIELDRTVLDELAEPLTHLIRNSLDHGIEHADVRKQLGKPEKGLLKLIATRERDRVNIVIKDDGKGINPETIRNNVVKKGLMSREEVEKLTDNEAINLIFLPGFSTAEKVSDVSGRGVGMDVVRTKIESLGGSVSVQSEVGKGSEIILHLPLTMAIIQTLLVKLKDQIYALPLTSVLDVVSISNDEINNLEGQEAIIYRDHILPVTWLCDALHQYNDCSSEEIYVVVVEKNKGKIGLILDEVIGRDEIVVKPLTGILKNINGLAGATILGDGRVALILDLNNL